The following are encoded together in the Spiroplasma apis B31 genome:
- a CDS encoding ATP-binding cassette domain-containing protein has protein sequence MQKEKEVLVELENISKIFDRKVWAIKKINLKIYKGDGIGIIGPNQSGKTVLGRLIANQIRQTGGILEYNFNRGDVLSSVGFQFRDTIWPDGFKVKEIVNLYKSIYNMEDEAWLDELSSVFNIQDRWDNYLNSCNKSWLQLFSLFLAFIHKPELVILDEVSNTIGMDMKVKVLSFLKKYKEEHKATFVVISPDNSIFDYLCNRIIVMESGLILSDDYVNDWDSNTRFEDYTLKVMKTIESKEVKLKPDPVFKPILKKYEKKLEKATEIYDVFINSFDNIETVQNDKIFNKIKNINFNSQELHQKIITLASTGLNKSTIDDVKIAIKKLIKLFKDLKKQYKKVGTTHNYWRLIKRYLQKVEFFPKYLSNDLYGVFKTNKIIVDGNEITAELSKKELTQLRLLKKKYIQEEIKIMKFEAKILKRQERSKKQLRNLEQKNTSV, from the coding sequence ATGCAAAAGGAAAAAGAAGTTCTTGTTGAATTGGAAAACATCTCAAAAATTTTTGATAGAAAAGTCTGAGCGATTAAAAAAATAAACCTAAAAATATATAAGGGAGATGGGATTGGTATAATTGGTCCTAATCAATCTGGAAAGACTGTTTTAGGAAGATTGATAGCTAATCAAATCAGGCAGACAGGTGGTATTTTAGAATATAATTTTAATCGTGGTGACGTTTTATCTTCAGTGGGTTTTCAGTTTAGGGATACCATTTGACCAGATGGATTCAAAGTTAAAGAAATCGTTAATTTATATAAATCTATATACAATATGGAAGATGAAGCTTGATTGGATGAACTCTCAAGTGTTTTTAATATACAAGATAGATGAGATAATTACTTAAACTCTTGTAACAAGTCGTGATTGCAATTATTTTCATTATTCCTTGCCTTCATTCACAAACCTGAACTAGTAATACTTGATGAGGTTTCAAATACAATAGGGATGGATATGAAAGTAAAAGTTTTGAGCTTCTTGAAAAAATATAAAGAGGAGCACAAGGCCACATTTGTAGTCATTTCACCAGATAATTCAATTTTCGATTACCTATGTAATCGAATAATTGTTATGGAATCAGGATTAATACTGTCAGATGATTATGTTAATGACTGAGATTCTAACACTAGATTCGAAGACTATACTTTAAAGGTTATGAAAACCATCGAATCAAAAGAAGTGAAATTAAAACCGGACCCAGTATTTAAACCTATATTAAAAAAATATGAAAAAAAATTAGAAAAAGCAACTGAGATTTATGATGTATTCATAAATAGTTTTGATAATATTGAAACTGTTCAAAATGATAAAATCTTTAATAAAATAAAAAATATTAATTTCAATAGTCAAGAACTTCACCAAAAAATAATAACATTAGCATCAACGGGTTTGAATAAATCTACTATTGACGATGTTAAAATAGCAATCAAAAAACTAATAAAATTATTCAAAGACTTGAAAAAGCAATATAAAAAAGTAGGAACTACACATAATTATTGAAGATTAATAAAACGTTATTTACAAAAAGTAGAGTTCTTTCCAAAATATTTATCAAACGACTTATACGGTGTTTTTAAAACTAACAAAATTATAGTAGATGGAAATGAAATTACCGCCGAATTATCAAAGAAAGAACTAACTCAGCTAAGACTTCTTAAGAAAAAATATATTCAAGAAGAGATTAAAATCATGAAGTTTGAAGCTAAAATTTTAAAAAGACAAGAAAGAAGTAAAAAACAACTACGAAATCTAGAGCAAAAAAACACTAGTGTTTAG
- a CDS encoding alpha/beta hydrolase, which translates to MTNKLLAKKLIKYLNNTKANESIYNQGGFKSVLHLYNESLITEKVDRRIICLDTNGWKQVSIVGDVTLSAIYHLSPKKSKKWIIAVHGYSSSKESSALSTWYLNDLGFNILAFDFRNHGQSEKGLVTLGTNEVEDLMQVIKYVNATFKPKSIGLVGFSMGAFTVNAFALRKDFDWKKNKIKFGITDSPYFGVREIFNKLFLNITPLISNYLKDVVNEAIQVYQQDYGVDVMKHNLSKMIVNCDKSFPILFIHSKEDTITNCEDTKKIYNLRKILDTKDKIKIFEKGSHIRSLISNTEEYLSLVKEFIKDKV; encoded by the coding sequence ATGACCAACAAATTACTGGCAAAGAAATTAATAAAGTATCTAAATAATACAAAAGCTAATGAAAGTATTTACAACCAAGGTGGCTTTAAAAGTGTTTTGCATTTATATAACGAGTCTCTGATAACCGAGAAGGTAGATAGAAGAATAATTTGTCTAGACACAAATGGTTGAAAACAAGTTAGTATCGTAGGAGATGTTACATTAAGTGCAATCTATCATTTGAGTCCAAAAAAATCTAAAAAATGAATAATAGCAGTTCACGGTTATTCTTCATCAAAAGAATCTAGCGCACTATCAACTTGATATTTAAATGACTTGGGATTTAACATTTTAGCTTTTGACTTCCGTAATCATGGACAATCTGAAAAAGGTTTAGTAACTCTTGGAACTAACGAAGTTGAAGATTTGATGCAAGTTATCAAATATGTTAACGCTACATTCAAACCTAAATCAATTGGACTTGTTGGTTTTAGTATGGGTGCATTTACAGTTAATGCTTTTGCATTACGAAAAGACTTTGATTGGAAAAAAAATAAAATCAAGTTTGGAATCACTGACTCACCATATTTTGGTGTTCGTGAAATTTTTAATAAGCTATTCTTAAATATCACACCACTTATATCAAACTATTTAAAAGATGTTGTAAATGAAGCGATACAAGTTTATCAACAAGATTACGGCGTTGATGTAATGAAACATAATTTGTCAAAGATGATTGTGAATTGTGACAAAAGTTTTCCTATTTTGTTCATCCACTCAAAAGAAGATACAATTACTAATTGCGAAGACACAAAAAAGATATATAATTTAAGAAAGATTTTAGATACCAAAGATAAAATTAAAATTTTTGAAAAAGGTTCACATATAAGATCATTGATATCTAATACAGAAGAATATTTATCGTTAGTAAAGGAATTTATTAAAGATAAAGTATAA
- a CDS encoding ABC transporter permease has translation MNKHWEVFKTLWKLQMENYRKDIFNLFSGWIITIITLIVWLSFKDTSVGSNSIKYDPFVVASAVGVSCIRNCLFNFIRTLNEFKAKNFFNRIFSTRVSKTFVFFSLIIFNHVINLLVSLIIVAIAMLYKDQRMSIQDVNWIMFISGYLLLVIMCNMIAFIVAFTIKKTEWALAIGNIYYYGAIFLLGLGIPYKLLAKNEFIIYISYIFPQRYALNIMDAGWINSSNMSYPDFDQGFGYGGHTWIPYLVSIILIMGSLILVTIIFNKSFEFENRKYKRFINKNKHLGIIYTIKRASSVNDLKEIIKVRNEINKSNETIILNKQKSLAKKYWKLKKNSASKKGDNNEGI, from the coding sequence ATGAATAAGCATTGAGAAGTATTTAAAACCTTATGAAAACTTCAAATGGAAAACTATCGAAAAGATATATTCAACCTTTTTTCAGGGTGAATTATAACAATCATAACTTTGATAGTTTGATTATCCTTTAAAGACACTTCGGTTGGATCAAACTCAATAAAATATGACCCCTTTGTAGTAGCATCTGCAGTAGGGGTTAGTTGTATTAGAAATTGCTTATTCAACTTCATCAGAACACTAAATGAATTCAAAGCTAAAAACTTTTTTAACAGAATATTCTCAACAAGAGTATCTAAAACTTTTGTCTTTTTCAGTTTAATTATATTTAATCACGTTATAAATCTGCTTGTTTCCTTAATAATTGTAGCAATAGCAATGTTGTATAAAGATCAAAGAATGTCCATACAGGATGTAAATTGGATAATGTTCATAAGTGGTTACTTACTTCTTGTAATTATGTGTAATATGATTGCTTTTATAGTAGCATTTACAATCAAAAAAACAGAATGAGCGTTAGCTATTGGTAATATTTATTATTATGGAGCAATATTTTTACTTGGTTTGGGTATCCCATACAAATTATTAGCAAAAAACGAGTTTATCATTTATATAAGTTATATATTCCCACAAAGATATGCACTTAATATAATGGATGCTGGTTGAATCAATTCATCAAATATGTCCTATCCTGACTTTGATCAAGGATTTGGATATGGTGGGCATACTTGGATCCCTTATTTAGTATCGATTATTTTGATAATGGGTTCCTTGATATTGGTGACTATCATTTTTAATAAGTCTTTTGAGTTTGAAAATAGAAAATACAAAAGATTTATTAATAAAAACAAGCATTTAGGAATAATTTACACGATAAAAAGAGCAAGTTCTGTAAATGATCTTAAAGAAATTATCAAAGTTCGTAATGAAATAAATAAATCAAATGAAACTATCATATTAAATAAACAAAAAAGTCTAGCAAAAAAATATTGAAAGTTGAAAAAAAACTCAGCTTCGAAAAAGGGTGACAATAATGAAGGAATCTAA